In Burkholderia savannae, one genomic interval encodes:
- a CDS encoding histone deacetylase family protein, with translation MPTAFYTHPDCMLHEMGEWHPESPARLSAIQDQLIASRIDDLIVHETAPFASETALARVHTQAHIDYIRSRIPKEGYVEIDPDTSLNRYTWRAALRAAGAAVEATDAVLEGRYDNAFCSVRPPGHHAEPARAMGFCFFNNVAIAARHALEIHGLERVAIIDFDVHHGNGTEAAFANDERVLMCGFFQHPLYPFSGVDHQAPNMVNLPMPARTNGMAVREAVDLMWLPRLDAFKPQMLFVSAGFDAHREDDIGGMGLVEADYEWLTTQICEVARRHAQGRIVSCLEGGYNLSALGRSVVAHLRVLAGV, from the coding sequence ATGCCAACGGCCTTTTACACGCACCCCGACTGCATGCTGCACGAGATGGGGGAGTGGCATCCCGAGTCGCCGGCGCGGCTGTCGGCTATCCAGGATCAACTGATCGCGAGCCGCATCGACGATCTGATCGTCCACGAGACGGCGCCGTTCGCGAGCGAGACGGCGCTTGCCCGCGTGCACACGCAGGCGCACATCGACTACATCCGCAGCCGGATTCCGAAGGAAGGCTACGTCGAGATCGATCCCGACACGTCGCTGAACCGCTACACGTGGCGCGCGGCGCTGCGCGCCGCGGGCGCGGCCGTCGAGGCGACGGACGCCGTGCTCGAGGGCCGCTACGACAACGCGTTCTGCAGCGTGCGCCCGCCTGGCCATCACGCGGAGCCCGCGCGCGCGATGGGCTTTTGCTTCTTCAACAACGTCGCGATCGCCGCGCGCCATGCGCTCGAGATCCATGGCCTCGAGCGCGTCGCGATCATCGATTTCGACGTTCATCACGGCAACGGCACCGAGGCTGCGTTCGCGAACGACGAGCGCGTGCTGATGTGCGGCTTCTTCCAGCATCCGCTGTATCCGTTCTCGGGCGTCGACCATCAGGCGCCGAACATGGTCAATCTGCCGATGCCCGCGCGCACGAACGGAATGGCGGTGCGCGAGGCGGTCGACCTGATGTGGCTGCCGCGGCTCGACGCGTTCAAGCCGCAGATGCTGTTCGTATCGGCGGGGTTCGACGCGCATCGCGAGGACGACATCGGCGGAATGGGGCTCGTCGAGGCCGACTACGAGTGGCTCACGACGCAGATCTGCGAAGTCGCGCGGCGGCATGCGCAAGGCCGCATCGTGAGCTGCCTCGAAGGCGGCTACAACCTGTCCGCGCTCGGGCGCAGCGTGGTCGCGCATCTGCGTGTGCTCGCCGGGGTGTGA
- the rfaD gene encoding ADP-glyceromanno-heptose 6-epimerase has product MTLIVTGAAGFIGANIVKALNERGETRIIAVDNLTRADKFKNLVDCEIDDYLDKTEFVERFARGEFGKVRAVFHEGACSDTMEHDGRYMMDNNFRYSRAVLDACLAQGAQFLYASSAAIYGGSTRFVEEREVEAPLNVYGYSKFLFDQVIRRVLPSAKSQIAGFRYFNVYGPRESHKGRMASVAFHNFNQFRAEGKVKLFGEYNGYGPGEQTRDFVSVEDVARVNLYFFDHPEKSGIFNLGTGRAQPFNDIATTVVNTLRALEGKPALTLGEQVDAGLVEYVPFPDALRGKYQCFTQADQTKLRAAGYDAPFLTVQEGVDRYVRWLFGQL; this is encoded by the coding sequence ATGACCCTCATCGTTACCGGCGCGGCCGGCTTCATCGGCGCGAACATCGTCAAGGCGCTGAACGAGCGCGGCGAGACGCGCATCATCGCGGTCGACAATCTGACGCGCGCGGACAAGTTCAAGAACCTCGTCGATTGCGAGATCGACGATTATCTCGACAAGACCGAATTCGTCGAGCGCTTCGCGCGCGGCGAATTCGGCAAGGTGCGTGCGGTGTTCCACGAAGGCGCGTGTTCGGACACGATGGAACACGACGGCCGCTACATGATGGACAACAATTTCCGCTACAGCCGCGCGGTGCTCGACGCGTGCCTCGCGCAGGGCGCGCAGTTCCTGTACGCGTCGTCGGCGGCGATCTACGGCGGCTCGACGCGCTTCGTCGAGGAGCGCGAGGTCGAGGCGCCGCTGAATGTCTACGGCTATTCGAAGTTCCTGTTCGACCAGGTGATTCGCCGCGTCTTGCCGAGCGCGAAGAGCCAAATCGCGGGCTTTCGCTATTTCAACGTGTACGGGCCGCGCGAGTCGCACAAGGGCCGGATGGCGTCGGTCGCGTTCCACAACTTCAACCAGTTCCGCGCCGAGGGCAAGGTCAAGCTGTTCGGCGAATACAACGGTTACGGCCCGGGCGAGCAGACGCGCGATTTCGTGTCGGTGGAGGACGTCGCGAGGGTGAACCTGTATTTCTTCGACCATCCGGAGAAATCGGGCATCTTCAATCTCGGCACCGGCCGCGCGCAGCCGTTCAACGACATCGCGACGACGGTGGTCAACACGTTGCGCGCGCTCGAAGGCAAGCCCGCGCTCACGCTTGGCGAGCAGGTGGACGCGGGCCTCGTCGAATACGTGCCGTTCCCGGACGCGCTGCGCGGCAAGTACCAGTGCTTCACGCAGGCCGACCAGACGAAGCTGCGCGCGGCGGGCTACGATGCGCCGTTCCTGACGGTGCAAGAGGGCGTCGACCGTTACGTGCGTTGGCTGTTCGGCCAGCTTTGA
- a CDS encoding alpha/beta hydrolase, with translation MRTADGLALASYRWPAAPGFAAPRASVALVHGLAEHAGRYQALAERLSAAGIEVVAIDLRGHGHSPGERAWIERFDQYLQDADALVASAARDGTPLFLMGHSMGGAIAALYAVERAPARRAGFAGLILSSPALAPGRDVPKWMLAMSRFISRVWPRFPAIKIDAALLSRDPAVVAANRADPLVHHGSVPARTGAEILDAMRRIEGGRAALRVPVLVYHGTADKLTEPDGSRDFGRHVGSPDRTLTLYEGNYHETMNDLERERVIGALIDWILARAPAHG, from the coding sequence CTGCGCACGGCCGACGGGCTCGCGCTCGCGTCGTACCGGTGGCCGGCTGCGCCGGGGTTCGCGGCGCCGCGCGCGAGCGTCGCGCTCGTGCACGGGCTCGCCGAGCACGCGGGACGCTACCAGGCGCTCGCCGAGCGGCTGAGCGCGGCGGGCATCGAAGTCGTCGCGATCGATCTGCGCGGGCACGGGCATTCGCCCGGCGAACGCGCATGGATCGAGCGCTTCGATCAATATCTGCAGGATGCGGATGCGCTCGTCGCGAGCGCGGCGCGCGACGGCACCCCGCTCTTCCTGATGGGGCACAGCATGGGCGGGGCGATTGCCGCGCTCTACGCGGTCGAGCGCGCGCCCGCGCGCCGCGCGGGCTTCGCGGGCCTGATCTTGTCGAGTCCCGCGCTCGCGCCGGGCCGCGACGTGCCGAAGTGGATGCTCGCGATGAGCCGCTTCATCAGCCGCGTATGGCCCCGCTTTCCGGCGATCAAGATCGACGCCGCGCTGCTGTCACGCGATCCGGCCGTCGTCGCCGCGAATCGCGCCGATCCGCTCGTCCATCACGGTTCGGTGCCGGCGCGCACCGGCGCCGAAATTCTCGACGCGATGCGGCGCATCGAGGGCGGGCGCGCGGCGCTGCGCGTGCCCGTGCTCGTCTATCACGGCACCGCCGACAAACTGACGGAGCCCGACGGCAGCCGCGACTTCGGCCGGCACGTCGGCTCGCCCGACCGCACGCTCACGCTATACGAAGGCAACTATCACGAGACGATGAACGATCTGGAACGTGAGCGCGTGATCGGCGCATTGATCGACTGGATTCTTGCGCGTGCGCCGGCGCACGGGTAA
- the cysM gene encoding cysteine synthase CysM, producing the protein MAYKTIEDTIGNTPLVQLVRLPDDEIRARNNVILAKLEGNNPAGSVKDRPALSMIRKAEERGTIKPGDTLIEATSGNTGIALAMAAAIRGYKMVLIMPEDLSVERRQSMAAYGAEIVLTPVKGGMEFARDLADQMQREGKGVILDQFANPDNPIAHYEGTGPEIWRETEGRITHFVSAMGTTGTIMGTSQYLKERNPNIEIVGAQPEEGSRIPGIRKWPEAYLPKIFDRSRVDRVENVSQAASEAMARKLAAVEGIFCGISSGGACEVALRVARQVENATIVFVVCDRGDRYLSTGVFPA; encoded by the coding sequence ATGGCTTACAAAACTATCGAAGACACGATCGGCAATACGCCGCTCGTGCAGCTCGTCCGCTTGCCGGACGACGAGATTCGCGCTCGTAACAACGTGATTCTCGCGAAGCTGGAAGGCAACAATCCGGCGGGGTCGGTGAAGGACCGCCCCGCGCTGTCGATGATCCGCAAGGCGGAAGAGCGCGGCACGATCAAGCCGGGCGACACGCTGATCGAGGCGACGAGCGGCAACACCGGGATCGCGCTCGCGATGGCGGCGGCGATCCGCGGCTACAAGATGGTGCTGATCATGCCGGAGGATCTGTCCGTCGAGCGCCGCCAGAGCATGGCCGCGTACGGCGCCGAAATCGTGCTGACGCCGGTGAAGGGCGGCATGGAGTTCGCGCGCGATCTCGCCGACCAGATGCAGCGCGAAGGCAAGGGCGTGATCCTCGATCAGTTCGCGAATCCCGACAATCCGATCGCGCACTATGAAGGCACCGGCCCTGAGATCTGGCGCGAGACCGAGGGCCGCATCACGCACTTCGTGTCCGCGATGGGGACGACGGGCACGATCATGGGCACGTCGCAGTATCTGAAGGAGAGGAATCCGAACATCGAGATCGTCGGTGCGCAGCCGGAAGAGGGCTCGCGCATTCCGGGCATCCGCAAATGGCCGGAAGCGTATCTGCCGAAGATTTTCGATCGCAGCCGCGTCGATCGCGTCGAGAACGTGAGCCAGGCCGCGTCCGAGGCGATGGCGCGCAAGCTCGCGGCCGTCGAGGGCATCTTCTGCGGAATTTCGTCGGGCGGCGCGTGCGAAGTCGCGCTGCGCGTCGCGCGGCAGGTCGAGAACGCGACGATCGTGTTCGTCGTCTGCGACCGCGGCGACCGTTATTTGTCGACGGGCGTGTTCCCCGCGTGA
- the rfaE1 gene encoding D-glycero-beta-D-manno-heptose-7-phosphate kinase has protein sequence MSSPSLPPRADKRAPLAASASGVPREQIAKSRVLVVGDVMLDRYWFGNVNRISPEAPVPVVHVQRQEERLGGAANVARNAVTLGGQAGLLCVVGGDEPGERLVELLGESGVTPYLERDPSLPTTIKLRVLAQQQQLLRVDFEAAPTHEVLLAGLARFDALLPSYDVVLMSDYAKGGLTHVTTMIAKARAAGKPVLVDPKGADWARYRGASLITPNRAELREVVGQWTSEDDLHARVTKLRAELALDALLLTRSEEGMTLFSNDGELHVSALAREVYDVSGAGDTVIATVATMLGAGLPLVEAVVLANRAAGIVVGKLGTATVEYDELFH, from the coding sequence ATGTCGAGCCCGTCTCTTCCTCCGCGCGCGGATAAGCGCGCGCCGCTCGCCGCCTCGGCGAGCGGCGTGCCGCGCGAGCAGATTGCGAAATCGCGCGTGCTCGTGGTCGGCGACGTGATGCTCGACCGCTACTGGTTCGGCAACGTCAACCGGATCTCGCCCGAGGCGCCCGTCCCCGTCGTGCACGTGCAGCGGCAGGAGGAGCGGTTGGGCGGCGCGGCGAACGTGGCGCGCAACGCGGTGACGCTCGGCGGCCAGGCAGGCCTTCTGTGCGTCGTCGGCGGCGACGAGCCGGGCGAGCGGCTCGTCGAGCTGCTCGGCGAAAGCGGCGTGACGCCGTATCTCGAGCGCGATCCGTCGCTGCCGACGACGATCAAGCTGCGCGTGCTCGCGCAGCAGCAGCAATTGCTGCGCGTCGACTTCGAGGCGGCGCCGACGCACGAAGTGCTGCTCGCGGGGCTCGCGCGCTTCGACGCGCTGCTGCCTTCGTACGACGTCGTGCTGATGTCGGACTACGCGAAGGGCGGGCTCACGCACGTGACGACGATGATCGCGAAGGCGCGCGCGGCGGGCAAGCCCGTGCTCGTCGATCCGAAGGGCGCCGATTGGGCGCGCTATCGCGGCGCGTCGCTGATCACGCCGAACCGCGCGGAGCTGCGCGAAGTTGTCGGGCAGTGGACGTCCGAGGACGACCTGCACGCGCGCGTGACGAAGCTGCGCGCCGAGCTCGCGCTCGACGCGCTGCTGCTCACGCGCTCGGAGGAGGGGATGACGCTCTTCTCGAACGACGGCGAGCTGCACGTGAGCGCGCTTGCGCGCGAGGTGTACGATGTGTCGGGCGCGGGCGACACGGTGATCGCGACCGTCGCGACGATGCTCGGCGCGGGGCTGCCGCTCGTCGAGGCGGTCGTGCTCGCGAATCGCGCGGCGGGCATCGTGGTCGGCAAGCTCGGCACCGCGACCGTCGAGTACGACGAACTGTTTCATTGA
- a CDS encoding methionine ABC transporter permease translates to MLSEMFDMFVQSFWETLIMVGISGAVGALVGLPLGVLLYLTDRQGVLRNLAVNRVLGGIVNAVRSTPFIILLVAVIPFTRLAVGSSIGTAAAVVPLTIAAAPFIARLVETALREVDRGLIEAAQAMGATTGQIVFKVLLPESLPGIVAGLTITFVSLVGYSAMAGAIGGGGLGDLGIRYGYQRYLPEVMWTVVAILIVFVQIAQSFGDWLVRRLSHK, encoded by the coding sequence ATGTTGAGTGAAATGTTCGATATGTTCGTGCAGTCGTTCTGGGAGACGCTGATCATGGTCGGCATCTCCGGGGCGGTCGGCGCGCTCGTCGGTCTGCCGCTCGGCGTGCTGCTGTACCTGACCGACCGCCAGGGCGTGCTGCGGAACCTCGCGGTGAACCGCGTGCTGGGCGGCATCGTCAACGCGGTGCGCTCGACGCCGTTCATCATCCTGCTCGTCGCGGTCATTCCGTTTACGCGTCTTGCCGTCGGCTCGTCGATCGGCACGGCGGCCGCCGTCGTGCCGCTCACGATCGCGGCCGCGCCGTTCATCGCGCGGCTCGTCGAAACCGCTCTGCGCGAAGTCGATCGCGGCCTCATCGAAGCCGCGCAGGCGATGGGCGCGACGACGGGCCAGATCGTGTTCAAGGTGCTGCTGCCCGAATCGCTGCCGGGCATTGTCGCGGGGCTCACGATCACGTTCGTGTCGCTCGTCGGCTATTCGGCGATGGCGGGCGCGATCGGCGGCGGCGGCCTCGGCGATCTCGGCATCCGCTACGGCTATCAGCGCTATCTGCCCGAAGTGATGTGGACGGTCGTCGCGATCCTGATCGTGTTCGTGCAGATCGCGCAGTCGTTCGGCGACTGGCTCGTGCGGCGCCTGAGCCACAAGTAG
- a CDS encoding methionine ABC transporter ATP-binding protein: MIEIRNLSQRFEGPRGWIEALHNVNLTIPQGEVFGIIGRSGAGKSTLVRTINLLTRPSEGSVSVGGRDLTQLSAGELRGARRDIGMIFQHFNLLSSRTVFDNVALPLELAGVKRGEIEATVLPLLDLVGLAAQKDRYPAQISGGQKQRVGIARALASKPKVLLSDEATSALDPETTRAILDLLRRINRELGLTIVLITHQMEVIKDVCDRVAVLDAGRVVEEGNVIDVFMRPHHEVTRALIGDVIAQELPPAMKARVAERLKTGSGHLLRLAFTGSGVDQPILSETIRRYELDFNILHGQIDEIQGRAFGSLAVLATGEPGKVGQAFAYLREQGVVVEELSYVE; this comes from the coding sequence ATGATCGAAATTCGCAACCTTTCGCAGCGATTCGAGGGGCCTCGCGGCTGGATCGAGGCGCTGCACAACGTTAATCTGACGATTCCGCAGGGCGAGGTCTTCGGCATCATCGGCCGCAGCGGCGCCGGCAAGAGCACGCTCGTGCGCACGATCAACCTGCTCACGCGGCCGTCGGAAGGCAGCGTGTCCGTCGGCGGGCGCGACCTGACGCAGTTGTCCGCCGGCGAGCTGCGCGGCGCGCGGCGCGATATCGGGATGATCTTCCAGCACTTCAACCTGCTGTCGTCGCGCACGGTGTTCGACAACGTCGCGCTGCCGCTCGAGCTCGCGGGCGTGAAGCGCGGGGAGATCGAGGCGACGGTGCTGCCGCTTCTCGATCTCGTCGGCCTCGCCGCGCAGAAAGACCGCTATCCGGCGCAGATCAGCGGCGGCCAGAAGCAGCGCGTCGGCATCGCGCGCGCGCTCGCGAGCAAGCCGAAGGTGCTCTTGTCCGACGAGGCGACGTCCGCGCTCGATCCGGAGACCACGCGCGCGATCCTCGACCTGCTTCGACGCATCAACCGCGAGCTCGGCCTCACGATCGTCCTCATCACGCACCAGATGGAAGTGATCAAGGACGTGTGCGATCGCGTCGCGGTGCTCGACGCGGGGCGCGTCGTCGAGGAAGGCAACGTGATCGACGTGTTCATGCGTCCGCACCACGAAGTCACGCGCGCGCTGATCGGCGACGTGATCGCGCAGGAACTGCCGCCCGCGATGAAGGCGCGCGTCGCCGAGCGCCTGAAGACGGGCTCCGGGCACCTGTTGCGCCTCGCGTTCACGGGCTCGGGCGTCGATCAGCCGATCCTGTCGGAGACGATCCGCCGCTACGAGCTGGACTTCAACATCCTGCACGGCCAGATCGACGAAATCCAGGGCCGCGCGTTCGGGTCGCTCGCGGTGCTCGCCACCGGCGAGCCAGGCAAGGTGGGGCAGGCGTTCGCGTATCTGCGCGAGCAGGGCGTGGTCGTCGAGGAGCTTTCGTATGTTGAGTGA
- a CDS encoding UDP-glucose dehydrogenase family protein, which produces MKITIIGTGYVGLVTGACLAEIGHDVFCLDVDPRKIDILNNGGMPIHEPGLQEIIARTRAAGRITFSTDVEASVAHGEIQFIAVGTPPDEDGSADLQYVLEAARNIGRHMAGYKVIVDKSTVPVGTAQRVRAVIDEALAARGLAGSAGHRFSVVSNPEFLKEGAAVDDFMRPDRIIIGVDDDEAGAIAREKMKKLYAPFNRNHERTIYMDVRSAEFAKYAANAMLATRISFMNEMSNLADRVGADIEAVRRGIGSDPRIGYHFLYAGVGYGGSCFPKDVQALIRTASENGQPLKILEAVEEVNHAQKNVLLGKIEQRYGADLTGRTFAVWGLAFKPNTDDMREAPSRRLIASLLARGATVRAYDPVAIDEARRVFALDLHDAPDALARIAFVDSADDALAGADALVIVTEWKEFKSPDFSHLKAVLKAPAIFDGRNLYEPDAMAELGIDYHAIGRPYVEPVSSSARG; this is translated from the coding sequence ATGAAGATCACCATCATCGGCACGGGCTATGTGGGCCTCGTCACCGGCGCGTGTCTCGCCGAGATCGGCCACGACGTGTTCTGTCTCGACGTCGATCCCCGCAAGATCGACATCCTGAACAACGGCGGCATGCCGATTCACGAGCCCGGGCTGCAGGAAATCATCGCGCGCACGCGCGCCGCGGGCCGCATCACGTTTTCGACGGACGTCGAGGCGAGCGTCGCGCACGGCGAGATCCAGTTCATCGCGGTCGGCACGCCGCCCGACGAGGACGGCTCCGCCGATCTTCAATACGTGCTCGAGGCGGCGCGCAACATCGGCCGTCACATGGCGGGCTACAAGGTGATCGTCGACAAATCGACGGTGCCCGTCGGCACCGCGCAGCGCGTGCGCGCCGTGATCGACGAGGCGCTTGCCGCGCGCGGCCTTGCCGGCAGCGCCGGGCATCGCTTCTCGGTCGTGTCGAACCCCGAGTTCCTGAAGGAGGGCGCGGCCGTCGACGATTTCATGCGGCCCGACCGGATCATCATCGGCGTCGACGACGACGAAGCGGGCGCGATCGCCCGCGAGAAGATGAAAAAGCTCTACGCGCCGTTCAACCGCAATCACGAGCGGACGATTTACATGGACGTGCGCTCGGCCGAATTCGCGAAGTACGCGGCGAATGCGATGCTCGCGACGCGCATCTCGTTCATGAACGAGATGTCGAATCTCGCGGATCGCGTCGGCGCCGACATCGAGGCGGTGCGGCGCGGGATCGGCTCCGATCCGCGGATCGGCTATCACTTCCTGTACGCGGGCGTCGGCTACGGCGGCTCGTGCTTCCCGAAGGACGTGCAAGCGCTCATCCGCACCGCGAGCGAAAACGGCCAGCCGCTCAAGATCCTCGAGGCGGTGGAGGAAGTGAACCACGCGCAGAAGAACGTGCTGCTCGGCAAGATCGAGCAGCGTTACGGCGCCGATCTGACGGGCCGCACGTTCGCCGTCTGGGGGCTCGCGTTCAAGCCGAACACCGACGACATGCGCGAAGCGCCGAGCCGGCGCCTGATCGCGTCGCTGCTCGCGCGCGGCGCGACGGTGCGCGCGTACGATCCGGTCGCGATCGACGAGGCGCGGCGCGTGTTCGCGCTCGACCTGCACGATGCGCCCGACGCGCTCGCGCGGATCGCGTTCGTCGACTCGGCCGACGATGCGCTCGCAGGCGCGGACGCGCTCGTCATCGTCACCGAATGGAAGGAATTCAAGAGCCCGGATTTCTCGCATCTGAAGGCGGTGCTGAAGGCGCCCGCGATCTTCGACGGCCGCAACCTGTACGAACCCGATGCGATGGCCGAACTCGGCATCGATTACCACGCGATTGGACGCCCCTATGTCGAGCCCGTCTCTTCCTCCGCGCGCGGATAA
- the mltB gene encoding lytic murein transglycosylase B, whose protein sequence is MTFNQPAAPASLAFRLRFPLAALSLAATLLASAAVAQTQPAAAVDAQAQPQTQQQQQQQQQPQPQPQPQPSVQQGQTFEEEIVPQRYANNPKIDAFIADMAARHDFDVNALHTLFARVSYSATAAKLVMPAPSPAVKNWRVYQSRFLDAVRVNAGVKFWRANQGTLQRAAAEFGVPPEVIVGIIGVETIYGRYMGNFRTLDALTTLAFDYPNTPNRDSRQETFRKNLEDFLVWTRDSQLDPTSVLGSYTGAVGIPQFLPSSIREYAVDYDGNGHIDLRASQADAIGSVANYLKQHGWETSRPVVWNIAPDTGSLGVAQAAADGRPEPHWALSQLLRAGLVLDEPSVNIASEASTPVTVIDLPTPGRSTEYKLGLQNFYVLTRYNRSFFYALAVYQLGERVKAQMEASGALTAPPDNAAPAAQPSSE, encoded by the coding sequence ATGACTTTCAACCAGCCTGCCGCCCCCGCCTCGCTCGCCTTCCGCCTTCGCTTCCCGCTCGCCGCGCTGTCGCTCGCCGCAACGCTTCTCGCGTCCGCCGCCGTCGCGCAAACGCAGCCCGCCGCGGCCGTCGACGCGCAAGCGCAGCCGCAAACGCAACAGCAACAGCAACAGCAACAGCAGCCGCAGCCGCAGCCGCAGCCGCAGCCGAGCGTGCAGCAAGGGCAGACGTTCGAAGAAGAAATCGTTCCGCAGCGCTACGCGAACAACCCGAAGATCGACGCGTTCATCGCCGACATGGCCGCGCGCCACGATTTCGACGTGAACGCGCTGCACACGCTCTTCGCGCGCGTCAGCTATTCAGCGACCGCGGCGAAACTCGTGATGCCCGCGCCGTCGCCCGCCGTCAAGAACTGGCGCGTCTACCAGTCGCGCTTTCTCGACGCCGTGCGCGTGAACGCCGGCGTGAAGTTCTGGCGCGCGAATCAGGGAACGCTGCAGCGCGCAGCGGCGGAATTCGGCGTGCCGCCGGAGGTGATCGTCGGCATCATCGGCGTCGAGACGATCTACGGCCGCTACATGGGCAACTTCCGCACGCTCGACGCGCTGACCACGCTCGCATTCGACTATCCGAACACGCCGAATCGCGACTCGCGCCAGGAGACGTTCCGCAAGAACCTCGAAGACTTCCTCGTGTGGACGCGCGACAGCCAGCTCGATCCGACGAGCGTGCTCGGTTCGTACACGGGCGCCGTCGGCATCCCGCAGTTCCTGCCGAGCAGCATCCGCGAATACGCGGTCGACTACGACGGCAACGGGCACATCGATCTGCGCGCGAGCCAGGCCGACGCGATCGGCAGCGTCGCGAATTATCTGAAGCAGCACGGCTGGGAGACCAGCCGCCCGGTGGTATGGAACATCGCGCCCGACACGGGCAGCCTGGGCGTCGCGCAAGCGGCGGCCGACGGCCGCCCCGAGCCGCACTGGGCGCTGTCGCAGTTGCTGCGCGCGGGCCTCGTGCTCGACGAGCCGTCCGTCAACATCGCATCGGAGGCGAGCACGCCCGTCACCGTGATCGATCTGCCGACGCCCGGCCGCTCAACCGAATACAAGCTCGGACTGCAAAATTTCTACGTGCTGACCCGCTACAACCGCAGCTTCTTCTATGCGCTCGCCGTGTATCAGCTGGGCGAGCGCGTGAAGGCGCAGATGGAAGCGAGCGGCGCGCTGACGGCGCCGCCGGACAATGCCGCGCCCGCCGCGCAACCGTCGTCGGAATGA
- a CDS encoding MetQ/NlpA family ABC transporter substrate-binding protein has protein sequence MQRRTMLKLAAALGAAACVASAHAQAQTIKVGVTGGPHAQVMEEVKKVAAKSGLDIKIVEFSDYVQPNAALAAGDLDANSYQHYPYLEAQVKDRGYKIVKVADTVTFPMGIYSKRVKSLAELRPGARIAVPNDPTNGGRALLLLQKQGLLKLRDGAGLKATRFDIVDNPKQLKIVELDAAQIPRSLADVDAAAINTNYAMEAGLKPKQDAIAIEGPNGPYANILAVRSEDKDKPWVAKLVAAYRSPDVKRFIERQFGGAVIAAW, from the coding sequence ATGCAACGAAGAACGATGCTGAAGCTCGCCGCCGCGTTGGGCGCGGCCGCGTGCGTCGCAAGCGCGCATGCGCAGGCGCAGACGATCAAGGTCGGCGTGACGGGCGGCCCGCACGCGCAGGTGATGGAGGAAGTCAAGAAGGTCGCCGCGAAGAGCGGGCTCGACATCAAGATCGTCGAGTTCTCCGACTACGTGCAGCCGAACGCGGCGCTCGCGGCGGGCGACCTCGACGCGAACAGCTATCAGCACTATCCGTATCTCGAAGCGCAGGTGAAGGATCGCGGCTACAAGATCGTCAAGGTCGCGGACACGGTCACGTTCCCGATGGGCATCTACTCGAAGCGCGTGAAATCGCTCGCGGAATTGCGTCCGGGCGCGCGGATCGCGGTCCCGAACGATCCGACGAACGGCGGCCGCGCGTTGCTGCTGCTGCAGAAGCAGGGGCTGCTCAAGCTGCGCGACGGCGCGGGCCTGAAGGCGACGCGCTTCGACATCGTCGATAACCCGAAGCAGCTGAAGATCGTCGAGCTTGACGCGGCGCAGATTCCGCGCTCGCTCGCCGATGTCGACGCCGCCGCGATCAACACGAACTACGCGATGGAAGCGGGCCTGAAGCCGAAACAGGACGCGATCGCGATCGAGGGTCCGAACGGCCCTTACGCGAACATTCTCGCGGTGCGCTCGGAAGACAAGGACAAGCCGTGGGTCGCGAAGCTCGTCGCCGCGTACCGGTCGCCCGACGTGAAGCGCTTCATCGAGCGTCAATTCGGCGGCGCGGTGATCGCCGCGTGGTGA
- a CDS encoding ComEA family DNA-binding protein, with product MLKKLLATVALCAAAAHGWAAVDVNAANDDALRGIRGIGPAKAKAIIDERSAHGPYKDAADLSRRVKGMGGKTVERLQAEGLAIGAARAPAASAAPQKAAAAGKK from the coding sequence ATGCTGAAGAAACTTCTCGCGACGGTCGCGCTGTGCGCCGCGGCCGCGCACGGATGGGCTGCCGTCGACGTCAACGCCGCGAACGACGATGCGCTTCGCGGCATCAGGGGCATCGGCCCGGCGAAGGCCAAGGCGATCATCGACGAGCGGAGCGCACACGGCCCGTACAAGGATGCGGCCGATCTCTCGCGCAGGGTGAAGGGCATGGGCGGCAAGACGGTCGAGCGCTTGCAGGCCGAAGGCCTCGCGATCGGCGCGGCGCGTGCGCCCGCCGCATCCGCGGCGCCGCAGAAAGCGGCGGCCGCCGGCAAGAAATAA